A section of the Polyodon spathula isolate WHYD16114869_AA chromosome 29, ASM1765450v1, whole genome shotgun sequence genome encodes:
- the LOC121302500 gene encoding myb-related transcription factor, partner of profilin-like, whose translation MNPGHIKDEDSLEQDWFLSQTEDGEDPELESETHPSNESVPEIICIKEEEESDSETVSEPRAAFPDRTADRTLPCSLQESPAPYAPQRPKTLTPRERKRKFTRRELSVIVQGVLAKTEALFGKNKEALAVRKRVWQDMANQVNALGGPCKRSWHDVQKRFYMYRMGVKQKALALRSAQRGGAGAKPPPGQDLTPMTLEEVRILATWSASALEKGRDGNSREQPVPQAASSSSSFPCLPAPPLRRPDPDADEQRFPSNTRTPPGLAPPPLASSSTPQPRPCPRGAGIPQRNPLHHPREPPAPAAPSARCGRLYSHSTATMSSPSLPSQTPRPSPHPPSSLRPLMAGRPPPAGPLGPSGPQPPSLDALAQVQTSLSQLLQGQAEQARGVALMQQRMEGHMASMSNSLAVLAAVLPDVVRALEGLGSGMGKLAGRLPPASAPHPPPPPPPPAAAAAAAAAPPQVVSSSGQAGGPRLGYSAAEDSEFRSLQQ comes from the exons ATGAATCCGGGACACATCAAAGATGAGGACAGCCTTGAGCAAGACTGGTTCCTGTCCCAAACGGAGGACGGGGAGGATCCTGAACTGGAATCTGAAACGCACCCCTCGAACGAGAGCGTGCCGGAAATAATCTGCATCAAAGAAGAGGAGGAGTCGGATTCAGAAACCGTCTCTGAACCCCGGGCAGCCTTCCCGGACCGGACCGCGGACAGAACCCTTCCGTGCTCCCTGCAGGAAAGCCCAGCTCCCTATGCCCCTCAGCGCCCCAAAACTCTCACCCCCCGGGAACGCAAGCGCAAATTCACCCGACGCGAGCTGAGTGTGATCGTCCAGGGGGTGCTGGCGAAGACGGAGGCGCTGTTCGGAAAAAACAAAGAGGCGCTGGCCGTCAGGAAGAGGGTGTGGCAGGACATGGCCAACCAGGTGAACGCTCTGGGCGGGCCGTGCAAGAGGAGCTGGCACGACGTTCAGAAAAGGTTCTACATGTACCGCATGGGCGTGAAGCAGAAGGCGCTGGCACTCAGGTCGGCTCAGAGGGGAGGGGCCGGGGCCAAGCCCCCCCCCGGCCAGGATCTGACCCCAATGACCCTGGAGGAGGTGCGGATCCTGGCCACGTGGAGCGCCAGTGCGCTGGAGAAGGGGCGGGATGGCAACAGCAGGGAGC AACCAGTCCCCCAggctgcctcctcctcctcctccttcccctgcctgcctgctccGCCTCTCCGTCGCCCGGACCCGGACGCAGATGAACAGAGGTTCCCTAGCAACACCAGAACCCCCCCTGGCCTGGCCCCGCCCCCTCTGGCATCTTCATCGACCCCGCAACCCAGACCCTGCCCGCGGGGAGCCGGGATCCCCCAGAGGAACCCTCTCCACCACCCCAGGGAGCCACCAGCCCCTGCGGCTCCTTCCGCGCGCTGCGGCAGACTCTACAGCCACAGCACAGCCACGATgagctctccctccctcccttcccaGACCCCCAGACCCTCCCCTCACCCCCCGTCCAGCCTGCGCCCCTTGATGGCGGGCCGGCCCCCGCCTGCTGGCCCTCTCGGACCCTCGGGCCCCCAGCCCCCCTCCCTGGACGCCCTCGCCCAGGTCCAGACCTCTCTCtcccagctgctgcagggccaggcGGAGCAGGCTCGCGGAGTGGCGCTAATGCAGCAGCGGATGGAGGGCCACATGGCTTCCATGTCAAACTCCTTGGCCGTTCTGGCCGCTGTCCTGCCCGACGTGGTGCGGGCCCTCGAGGGACTGGGGTCCGGCATGGGGAAGCTGGCCGGGAGACTGCCTCCCGCTTCCGCTCcccaccctcctcctcctcctcctcctcctgctgctgctgctgctgctgctgctgcgcccCCACAAGTGGTGTCTTCATCCGGGCAGGCGGGAGGTCCCAGGCTGGGTTATTCAGCAGCTGAAGACTCAGAGTTTCGCTCTCTCCAGCAGTAG
- the ccdc86 gene encoding coiled-coil domain-containing protein 86: MPRRSQRTKPELEPPQTSEPPTGAELGLEPEGTATRSRTARRSRVTVPEPGQTPTASKTRSRKSVHVFETAAGGAEPVIETEEESGSNGTIRPAETVDATEGLKTDLRKIKVSEIKSPQTDLSVTKASQDPPPTSDANININNEAAEPTPEPTAGTDTGEVHGPGQGVTSEKENVSGVPAKRIKLDGKRPTGSEPNRLLLVPLGKPKSGRIWKERHKKRFSNMVSDKPLKTSWEKKMKAKEEKKLTKDLANQLKEDKAKEKEDKRKRREENLKRKQENERKSEIVQVIRNPAKMKRMKRKQLRRIEKRDTLALLQKNKNKAEPGSGRPRVPGKAKTGAPEHAD, encoded by the exons ATGCCGCGGCGCAGTCAAAGAACCAAACCCGAACTGGAGCCTCCGCAGACATCGGAACCGCCCACGGGAGCCGAGCTGGGACTGGAGCCGGAGGGAACAGCGACCCGAAGCAGGACTGCCCGCCGCAGCCGGGTCACGGTGCCGGAACCGGGGCAAACTCCCACCGCCAGTAAAACACGCAGCCGAAAATCGGTGCACGTTTTTGAGACTGCTGCTGGCGGAGCGGAACCGGTTATTGAAACCGAAGAGGAGTCGGGTTCAAACGGGACGATTCGGCCAGCAGAGACGGTAGATGCTACCGAGGGGCTAAAAACGGATTTGAGAAAGATCAAAGTGAGCGAAATAAAGTCGCCACAAACGGACTTATCCGTGACGAAAGCTAGCCAGGACCCTCCTCCAACAAGCGAtgctaatattaatattaataacgaGGCAGCCGAGCCAACCCCCGAACCGACAGCGGGTACTGACACCGGCGAGGTGCATGGTCCCGGACAAGGCGTGACGAGTGAGAAAGAGAACGTCAGCGGCGTGCCAGCCAAGAGAATAAAGTTGGACGGTAAACGCCCGACTGGATCCGAACCGAACCGGCTACTGTTGGTTCCGTTAGGGAAACCCAAATCTGGAAGAATCTGGAAAGAGCGtcacaaaaaaag GTTTTCGAACATGGTCAGCGACAAGCCGCTGAAAACTTCCTGGGAGAAAAAAATGAAGGCAAAGGAGGAGAAGAAACTGACCAAGGATTTAGCCAATCAGCTGAAGGAAGACAAGGCCAAAGAGAAGGAG GACAAGAGAAAACGAAGGGAGGAGAATCTCAAAAGAAagcaagagaatgaaaggaagtCGGAAATTGTTCAAGTG ATCCGAAACCCGGCCAAGATGAAACGCATGAAGAGGAAGCAGCTGCGACGGATCGAAAAACGAGACACCCTCGCCCTCCTccagaaaaacaagaacaaagcgGAACCCGGGAGCGGCCGGCCCAGAGTGCCGGGGAAGGCTAAGACCGGCGCGCCGGAGCACGCGGactga
- the LOC121302499 gene encoding protein PAT1 homolog 1-like, whose translation MFRFQSLEEDCPLEEEREALHGLVDEDDDIDQFNDDTFGSGAIDGDWREEHDRLAELDEKVGGTPPLQAPPPAAPAPSSLPHLYSRGLGERGPLSELDSLLLGGDENLAHSLSKLVLSTETDYGELEDPAIMRAGLQQHKRAPLQPRPQLNSGSIWDDAMGLGGMSIPKPLLSQVQDSPLMSIIKEVGLPKRPSMGRDERRDLSERAPPPRSTSPVIGSPPVTAVPIGTPPKHPTGHNPNQQILCPTPVHVRASMQQRFPGAFNDRMSPNQPLNLANSPLRGHAFPPGVGPVLSQLQRAQMIGAGQPAHLSPSHFSLNPALLQGRMGAMMSPAVGGGGFRPFFSPSPVRPGHNARAPQQYGATRGDTTHLHPQHRRLLTQRMQQQSGRGQNGAGGDRPQRLGGSQDRRRDPYSNLMTPREKEWVSRVQMMQLQSTDPYLDDYYYQNYFQKLEKRPSPTDGDAHKREHTKLITPQVAKLEHAYRPVQFAGSLGKLTVSSVNNPRKMIDTVVMTTRSDDEEKKEKQVWNKRRQILYTVEKTYSLLLDVQDFERKYLQTPEEERGALLEERRSKLGEMFENLRGKQTDANSHRFSDDHFLQIMRVRKGKHLVSRILPFLCMEHAVAVVMATARNLPYIAKKDAHDEVLPWLIEPFSIVIQHLTSGPLTDLLQDLTGLPGGPSELNSSTGNQQQAQSHTSTGQLGKVLLSKFGLTLLYLILSQGERLLSGDSNAEFTENNRWTDLVFGVTLELLKTPTASLAQPAFTPPALLSFFSRYVDRQKLNLLQDKLQLSPKPR comes from the exons ATGTTTCGATTTCAG tCTCTGGAGGAAGACTGCCCCCTAGAGGAAGAAAGGGAGGCGCTGCACGGCTTAGTCGATGAAGACGATGATATCGACCAGTTCAACGATGATACTTTCGGATCGGGTGCCATCG ATGGGGACTGGAGGGAAGAACACGACCGATTGGCCGAGCTGGATGAGAAGGTGGGCGGGACTCCCCCTCTGCAGGCCCCTCCTCCTGCTGCTCCCGCCCCCTCCTCGTTACCTCATCTGTACTCGAGGGGTCTGGGGGAGAGAGGGCCCCTCTCGGAGCTGGACAGTCTTCTGCTGGGAGGGGATGAGAACCTGGCCCACAGCCTGAGCAAGCTGGTGCTGAGCACAGAGACAGACTACGGGgaactggaggacccggccatcATGAGAGCCGGGCTGCAGCAGCACAAAAGGGCGCCCCTGCAG cccAGACCCCAGTTGAACTCTGGCAGTATCTGGGACGACGCGATGGGACTGGGAGGAATGAGCATTCCCAAACCGTTACTGTCGCAGGTCCAG GACAGCCCCCTCATGTCAATCATCAAAGAGGTGGGGCTCCCCAAGAGGCCATCAATGGGACGGGACGAGAGGAGGGACTTGTCTGAGCGAGCCCCGCCCCCGCGCTCCACCTCGCCCGTGATTGGCAGCCCGCCGGTGACGGCTGTACCCATCGGAACGCCTCCCAAGCATCCGACTGGTCACAATCCCAACCAGCAG ATTCTGTGTCCCACGCCTGTGCATGTCCGAGCCTCTATGCAACAAAGATTTCCGGGAGCTTTCAACGACCGAATGTCTCCTAATCAGCCTCTCAACCTTGCA AATTCTCCGTTGCGTGGCCATGCCTTCCCTCCGGGCGTCGGCCCTGTCCTCAGTCAGCTACAGCGAGCGCAGATGATTGGAGCGGGCCAG CCTGCCCATCTCTCTCCCAGCCACTTCTCTCTCAACCCCGCACTGCTGCAAGGCAGGATGGGAGCGATGATGTCACCAGCGGTGGGCGGCGGAGGGTTCCGACCCTTCTTCAGCCCCTCCCCGGTCCGCCCAGGGCACAACGCCAGGGCCCCCCAGCAGTACGGCGCGACGAGGGGGGACACCACACACCTGCACCCACAGCATCGGCGCCTGCTGACCCAGAGGATGCAGCAGCAATCGGGGAG AGGTCAGAACGGAGCCGGTGGGGACAGGCCGCAGCGGCTCGGAGGGTCCCAGGACAGGCGACGGGACCCCTACAGCAATCTGATGACGCCGCGGGAGAAGGAGTGGGTGTCCCGCGTTCAGATGATGCAGCTGCAGAGCACTGACCCCTACCTGGACGACTACTACTACCAG aattaTTTTCAGAAGTTAGAGAAGCGACCCTCTCCGACGGACGGCGACGCTCACAAGAGAGAACACACGAAACTCATCACGCCCCAAGTGGCCAAACTGGAGCACGCCTACCGACCAG TGCAGTTCGCAGGGTCGCTCGGAAAGCTCACGGTCTCCAGCGTCAATAACCCGCGCAAGATGATTGACACCGTGGTCATGACGACGCGTTCCGACGACGAG GAGAAGAAAGAGAAACAAGTCTGGAACAAACGCAGACAGATTCTGTACACTGTGGAGAAg ACGTACAGCCTCCTGCTTGATGTTCAAGACTTTGAGAGGAAGTACCTCCAGACTccagaggaggagaggggggcgTTGCTGGAGGAGCGCCGCTCCAAACTGGGGGAGATGTTTGAGAATCTGCGAGGGAAGCAGACCGACGCCAACAGCCACAG ATTCTCGGACGATCACTTCCTTCAGATCATGCGCGTCCGGAAAGGGAAGCACCTGGTTTCCAGGATCCTCCCCTTCCTGTGCATGGAGCACGCTGTGGCGGTAGTCATGGCGACGGCCCGGAACCTGCCCTACATCGCAAAGAAAGATGCGCACGACGAG GTGCTGCCCTGGCTGATAGAGCCCTTCTCTATAGTCATCCAGCACTTGACCAGCGGTCCGCTGACTGACTTGTTACAAGATCTCACTGGGCTACCGGGGGGGCCCTCCGAGCTGAACAGCTCTACTGGGAACCAGCAGCAAGCCCAGTCGCACACCAGTACAGGGCAACTGGGCAAAGTGCTGCTCAGtaag TTTGGCCTCACCCTACTCTATCTGATTCTCAGTCAAGGAGAGAGGCTCCTAAGTGGCGACTCAAACGCGGAGTTCACAGAGAATAACAGATG GACGGACCTGGTGTTCGGAGTGACTCTGGAGCTGCTGAAGACCCCGACGGCCTCTCTGGCTCAGCCAGCCTTCACCCCCCCTGCCCTCCTGTCCTTCTTCTCTCGCTATGTGGACCGACAGAAACTGAACCTGCTTCAGGACAAGCTGCA attgTCTCCCAAGCCAAGGTAG
- the LOC121302502 gene encoding gastrula zinc finger protein XlCGF7.1-like, which translates to MAFVSMKETEPEPEPTTVKPGDAEEIRVTTSEEETALSALATRRCPECGRTFAHSGHLQTHRRTHTGEKPYRCSECGKVFSQLGNLKEHWRIHTGETPYQCPDCEKSFTHYGSLRTHRRVHTGEKPYACSACGKSFGQLEHLRTHGRVHSGEKPFLCSDCGKSFSQGEHLKKHRRTHTGEKPFQCSHCGLSFSQLENLRKHQPTHTGEKPFQCSECGKCFTRAGTLSQHWRLHTGEKPYRCARCGEGFTFSNQLRAHCCQRETTATH; encoded by the coding sequence ATGGCATTCGTCTCGATGAAAGAGACGGAGCCCGAACCGGAACCCACGACTGTGAAGCCGGGAGACGCCGAAGAGATCCGGGTTACGACAAGCGAAGAGGAGACTGCCCTCTCTGCCCTCGCCACCCGCCGCTGCCCCGAATGCGGGCGGACCTTCGCCCACTCTGGGCACCTCCAAACCCACCGCCGCACCCACACGGGCGAGAAACCCTATCGCTGCAGCGAGTGTGGGAAGGTTTTCAGCCAGTTGGGCAACCTCAAAGAACACTGGAGAATTCACACTGGGGAGACTCCATACCAGTGCCCGGACTGCGAGAAGAGCTTCACCCACTACGGAAGCCTACGAACCCACCGCCGCGTCCACACGGGGGAGAAACCGTACGCCTGCAGCGCATGTGGGAAAAGCTTCGGACAGCTGGAGCACCTCCGCACCCACGGCCGCGTCCACTCGGGAGAGAAGCCATTCCTCTGCTCCGACTGCGGGAAGAGTTTCAGCCAGGGGGAGCATCTGAAGAAGCACAGGCGCACCCACACTGGGGAGAAGCCCTTCCAGTGCTCCCACTGCGGGCTGAGCTTCAGCCAGCTGGAGAACCTGAGGAAGCATCAGCCCACCCACACTGGGGAGAAGCCCTTCCAGTGCAGTGAGTGTGGGAAGTGTTTCACGCGGGCCGGCACCCTGAGCCAGCACTGGAGACTTCACACAGGGGAGAAGCCATATCGCTGTGCTCGCTGCGGAGAAGGGTTCACCTTCTCCAACCAGCTCAGAGCGCATTGCTGCCAACGGGAAACTACTGCCACCCACTAG
- the LOC121302503 gene encoding claudin domain-containing protein 1-like: MDNRFVTALVIASVLSLLSAVYLCAAIGTDSWYEYHSQPAGADNGTTDFGQMKEDFLEGEFDEKAYSDTLFKMNGTLGLWKRCIVVSSDLYWYRSPDPKMVTRCVSFSLQNQFAPKYQEPGNHNSGEDLIRTYLWRCQFLLPFVSLGLMLFGALIAMCACACRSMYPTMGTGVLHLLSGLCTLGAIGCFVAGVQLLHERLELPDGAPRGEYGWSFWLAAVSAPLQFMAASLFIWASRSSRKEYSRIQAYRVA; this comes from the exons ATGGATAACCGCTTCGTCACGGCCCTGGTGATCGCCTCGGTCCTCAGCCTCCTCTCCGCGGTGTACCTCTGCGCGGCCATCGGCACTGACTCCTGGTATGAGTACCACAGCCAGCCAGCAGGGGCCGACAACGGCACGACGGACTTCGGCCAGATGAAGGAGGACTTCCTGGAGGGCGAGTTTGATGAGAAGGCCTACAGCGACACGCTCTTCAAGATGAACGGCACGCTGGGATTGTGGAAGCGGTGCATAGTGGTTTCCAGCGACTTGTACTGGTATCGCTCTCCAG ATCCGAAGATGGTGACTCGCTGCGTGAGCTTCTCTCTCCAGAACCAGTTCGCCCCAAAGTACCAGGAACCGGGAAACCACAACAGCGGAGAGGACTTGATCAGAACCT atttGTGGCGATGTCAGTTCCTGCTCCCGTTCGTCAGCCTGGGGCTCATGCTTTTCGGGGCGCTCATCGCGATGTGTGCCTGCGCCTGTCGTAGCATGTACCCCACCATGGGGACCGGGGTCTTGCACCTCCTTTCAG gGCTCTGCACTCTGGGGGCGATCGGGTGCTTTGTGGCTGGGGTCCAGCTGCTGCACGAACGCTTGGAGCTCCCGGACGGGGCTCCGCGGGGGGAGTACGGCTGGTCTTTCTGGCTGGCCGCGGTGTCTGCCCCCCTGCAGTTCATGGCGGCCTCGCTGTTCATCTGGGCATCCCGCTCCAGCCGAAAGGAGTACTCGCGGATACAGGCCTACAGGGTCGCCTGA